The proteins below come from a single Desulfuromonas acetoxidans DSM 684 genomic window:
- a CDS encoding sodium-dependent transporter translates to MTQRSQWASRLGFILAASGSSIGLGNIWKFPYVAGQNGGGAFVLVYLVSILLVGIPIMMAEFLLGREGGKDAIGSFARLAGKNSPWCLVGGTSVIAAFILLSFYAVVAGWCFDYVVKSAAGTLQHASPEQISALFSDLLSSPGQMIFWQACFLMATAAIVSCGIQHGIERWSKILMPLLFLLLLYLFVHGLFSGGAGRAAQFLFSADFSLLTPQSLLAAVGHSFFTLSLGAGVMITYGSYLDRQADLFSMAIKVSALDTMVALLAGMAIFPVVFSAGLDPGAGPGLVFQTIPIVFSSAPMGWLLAVVFFLLLAFAALSSSISMLEVSVAWLVDEKQWSRFKSTTLLSLGAFLLGLPSLFSFNLWHDVTFFGSLTFFDLCDKLITSYMLPLGGMAVAVYSGWFLKRSSSQCRQSLCCAQSWIYPLWSILIRFVAPVAVAIVFIQQLGVI, encoded by the coding sequence ATGACTCAACGAAGCCAATGGGCCTCCCGTCTCGGTTTTATTCTCGCGGCCTCGGGCAGTTCCATCGGGTTGGGCAACATCTGGAAGTTTCCTTATGTTGCCGGACAAAATGGTGGTGGGGCTTTTGTTCTGGTTTATCTGGTTTCGATCCTCCTGGTCGGTATTCCAATCATGATGGCGGAGTTTCTTCTCGGTCGGGAAGGTGGGAAGGATGCCATTGGCTCTTTTGCCCGCCTTGCTGGTAAAAACAGCCCGTGGTGCCTGGTGGGCGGGACCAGTGTCATCGCCGCATTTATCCTGTTGTCCTTTTACGCTGTCGTTGCGGGTTGGTGTTTTGATTATGTTGTGAAATCTGCAGCCGGAACGTTGCAGCACGCATCCCCGGAACAAATCAGCGCTCTGTTCAGTGACCTTCTTTCGTCTCCAGGCCAGATGATATTCTGGCAGGCCTGTTTTCTGATGGCCACTGCGGCCATCGTTTCGTGTGGCATTCAGCATGGTATTGAGCGCTGGAGCAAAATTCTTATGCCGTTGTTGTTTCTATTGCTGCTGTATCTGTTTGTTCATGGCCTGTTTTCCGGTGGAGCAGGGCGTGCGGCCCAGTTTCTGTTTTCTGCGGATTTCTCTTTGTTGACCCCTCAAAGTCTACTTGCGGCAGTTGGCCATTCCTTCTTTACCTTATCTCTGGGTGCTGGTGTGATGATCACTTATGGCTCCTATCTGGATCGCCAGGCCGATCTGTTCAGTATGGCGATAAAAGTTTCAGCACTGGATACCATGGTGGCGTTGCTGGCTGGTATGGCCATTTTCCCGGTGGTTTTTTCAGCGGGTCTTGATCCTGGTGCCGGGCCAGGGCTGGTTTTTCAGACCATTCCCATTGTCTTCTCCTCGGCACCCATGGGTTGGTTGCTGGCTGTTGTCTTCTTTTTATTATTGGCTTTTGCAGCGCTGTCTTCGTCAATTTCCATGCTGGAGGTCTCTGTTGCCTGGCTGGTCGATGAGAAACAGTGGTCACGTTTTAAGTCCACGACACTGCTCTCCTTGGGTGCGTTTTTGCTGGGGTTACCGTCGTTGTTTTCATTCAACCTGTGGCACGATGTGACATTTTTCGGGTCACTGACGTTTTTTGATCTTTGTGACAAGCTGATCACCTCTTATATGTTGCCATTGGGGGGGATGGCTGTGGCGGTGTACAGTGGTTGGTTCCTGAAACGCTCGTCCTCTCAATGTCGTCAAAGTCTTTGCTGCGCTCAATCCTGGATATACCCGCTATGGTCTATCCTGATCCGTTTTGTTGCACCGGTTGCCGTGGCTATTGTCTTTATCCAACAATTAGGAGTGATCTAA
- the pyrR gene encoding bifunctional pyr operon transcriptional regulator/uracil phosphoribosyltransferase PyrR encodes MGSKEKVILDKQGIDRAVTRITHEILEKNKGCDDLVLIGIRSGGDHLAALLRERMKEIEGGQVPHGAVDVTMYRDDVGQGAVRPLGKTEIPFALDNRHVILVDEVIYTGRTIRAAMDALMDIGRPSSIQLAVLVDRGHRELPIRADYVGRNVPSARDENIQVFFDEAHQPLEVRLIKP; translated from the coding sequence ATGGGGAGTAAAGAAAAAGTTATTCTTGACAAACAAGGGATTGATCGTGCTGTCACCCGGATCACCCATGAGATTCTTGAAAAAAATAAAGGGTGCGACGATCTGGTGTTGATCGGCATTCGCAGTGGTGGTGACCATCTAGCGGCTTTGCTTCGAGAACGGATGAAAGAGATTGAAGGTGGGCAGGTTCCTCATGGTGCGGTTGACGTTACCATGTACCGCGACGATGTTGGTCAGGGAGCGGTTCGCCCTCTGGGGAAGACGGAAATTCCCTTTGCTCTGGACAATCGTCACGTCATTCTGGTTGATGAAGTGATCTATACTGGCCGAACTATTCGTGCTGCCATGGATGCCTTGATGGATATCGGCCGCCCCAGCAGTATTCAACTGGCGGTTTTGGTCGATCGTGGACACCGGGAATTACCTATCCGTGCTGATTATGTCGGGCGTAATGTTCCATCCGCCCGGGACGAAAATATACAGGTTTTCTTTGATGAGGCTCACCAGCCGCTTGAAGTTCGACTGATTAAGCCTTGA
- a CDS encoding YchJ family metal-binding protein has product MSETSPPELVTKRVEAFSHNDFGFIFDTYHPDSNFRLQFPSRVAYIQYGQSTLNDDYRIRSCQILTERDVDESVAQVLFLLTVDYQGQQQQYFELSEFHRCRGQWYYLQSHRLERREFSGGLDEMTCDKMLEQGICF; this is encoded by the coding sequence TTGAGCGAAACGAGTCCGCCTGAACTTGTTACTAAACGCGTTGAAGCGTTTTCTCACAACGATTTCGGGTTTATTTTCGACACCTATCACCCTGATTCCAATTTCCGCCTGCAATTCCCATCGCGTGTCGCGTATATTCAATATGGCCAATCAACCCTTAATGATGATTATCGGATTCGCTCCTGTCAGATTTTGACTGAGCGCGATGTTGATGAGAGTGTGGCTCAAGTGTTGTTTTTGTTGACCGTCGACTATCAGGGGCAGCAGCAGCAATATTTCGAATTGTCTGAATTTCACCGTTGTCGCGGGCAATGGTATTATCTGCAGAGCCACCGTTTGGAACGCCGCGAATTCAGTGGCGGACTTGACGAAATGACCTGTGACAAGATGCTTGAACAGGGAATCTGTTTTTAA
- a CDS encoding MogA/MoaB family molybdenum cofactor biosynthesis protein, translating into MKAAVLILSDKGAAGKREDLSGPALIDWLEQHQVETLRYEMIPDDYDVIVSTLTNWCDEGFCDVLITCGGTGVSPRDVTPEATIEVVDRILPGFGEAMRSESLKITPMAILSRAMAGIRGTCLVMNLPGSPKAAIENLEAVWPAVAHGVDKIGGNPSDCAGIHS; encoded by the coding sequence ATGAAAGCTGCGGTATTGATACTTTCTGACAAGGGTGCTGCAGGAAAACGGGAGGATTTAAGTGGACCGGCCCTGATCGACTGGCTGGAGCAACACCAAGTTGAAACATTACGCTATGAAATGATCCCGGATGATTATGATGTGATTGTTTCTACATTGACGAATTGGTGTGATGAAGGGTTTTGTGACGTGCTCATCACCTGCGGAGGTACCGGCGTGTCACCGCGAGATGTCACACCGGAAGCCACTATAGAGGTCGTGGATCGCATTCTGCCTGGTTTTGGTGAAGCGATGCGTTCTGAAAGCCTCAAAATTACCCCGATGGCTATCCTGTCTCGTGCTATGGCCGGCATTCGCGGTACCTGTCTGGTGATGAACTTGCCGGGTAGTCCTAAAGCGGCAATTGAAAACCTCGAAGCGGTGTGGCCGGCGGTTGCCCATGGGGTGGATAAAATTGGTGGCAATCCTTCGGATTGTGCAGGGATTCATTCCTGA
- a CDS encoding type IV pilin protein, producing MSKFQKENLKMTQTHTHESGYTLIELLTVITIIGILSTIAIPHYIAHRDKAKMATVYSTLHQIRLVQEVYKTSYQTYFSLGDTVITHADSPVEVTGTDLELYIPNGQAYQIQTPIGLEENAYTVKIKTNFDRNMDGIDDLYLFESDKTAFPLYPTSF from the coding sequence ATGAGTAAATTCCAAAAAGAGAATTTAAAAATGACCCAAACACACACACATGAATCCGGTTATACATTAATCGAGTTATTAACTGTTATCACGATCATTGGGATTCTCTCCACCATCGCCATTCCACACTATATTGCGCATCGTGACAAAGCTAAAATGGCCACAGTTTACTCAACGCTTCACCAAATACGTCTAGTCCAGGAAGTCTACAAGACAAGTTATCAGACCTATTTCAGCTTGGGTGATACCGTCATAACCCATGCCGACTCACCGGTTGAAGTCACTGGTACCGATTTAGAACTTTACATACCGAATGGCCAAGCCTACCAAATTCAAACGCCCATAGGATTGGAAGAGAATGCTTATACCGTAAAGATAAAAACAAATTTTGATCGGAATATGGACGGAATTGATGATTTATATCTTTTTGAATCGGACAAAACAGCTTTTCCTCTTTATCCGACCTCATTCTAA
- a CDS encoding ABC transporter permease yields the protein MTDERTVSTWRLIAANKMAMAGAAMVLAMFVLAIVAPLICKDPGAVDISRQLQSPGFDAWLGTDDLGRDVFSRIAYGARISLLVGFVAVGIATVIGIFLGAVAGYYGGWIDTLVMRFVDIMLCFPSFFLILVVIAFLEPSIWNIMVIIGLTGWMGVARLVRAEFMSLRHRDFVLAIRSLGASDRRIIFRHILPNALSPVLVSAALGVAGAILTESALSFLGIGVQPPTPSWGNMLIAGKQTLGTAWWLSFFPGVAVLITVLGYNLLGEGLRDALDPRLKR from the coding sequence ATGACTGACGAACGCACCGTGTCAACCTGGCGTTTGATCGCTGCAAATAAAATGGCCATGGCCGGAGCTGCAATGGTTCTGGCCATGTTTGTTTTAGCCATCGTTGCACCATTGATCTGCAAGGATCCCGGAGCTGTTGACATCTCCCGCCAGCTCCAGTCTCCAGGTTTTGATGCCTGGCTGGGGACAGATGATCTTGGCCGCGATGTCTTTTCGCGCATCGCTTATGGCGCACGCATTTCGTTGTTGGTTGGCTTTGTTGCCGTCGGCATTGCCACGGTGATCGGCATTTTTCTCGGTGCTGTGGCAGGTTATTACGGTGGTTGGATTGACACTCTGGTGATGCGTTTCGTCGATATCATGTTGTGTTTCCCGTCGTTTTTTCTCATCCTGGTGGTAATCGCTTTTCTCGAGCCGTCGATCTGGAATATCATGGTCATCATCGGCCTGACCGGATGGATGGGGGTTGCCCGCCTGGTGCGTGCTGAATTCATGTCGTTACGTCACCGCGATTTTGTGTTGGCCATCCGTTCTCTCGGTGCCAGTGATCGACGCATTATTTTCCGGCATATTTTGCCGAATGCCTTATCGCCAGTGCTGGTTTCAGCGGCTTTAGGAGTGGCCGGAGCCATCCTGACCGAGAGTGCCTTATCGTTCCTCGGCATTGGTGTACAACCACCGACCCCATCGTGGGGCAATATGCTGATTGCCGGTAAGCAGACGTTGGGAACGGCCTGGTGGTTGTCTTTTTTTCCCGGTGTGGCGGTTCTGATTACCGTGCTTGGTTACAATTTGTTGGGGGAAGGGTTGCGTGATGCCCTTGATCCGCGTTTGAAACGATAG
- the xerD gene encoding site-specific tyrosine recombinase XerD: protein MTLLSLLDSFLDYLSIERGLSANTLESYARDLQRYIGFLEERHINDVIAIRQNDVLDFFTELKEQGMGVRSRARLLAALRGFHHYAVDEYQLANNPVARLTTPKMLQTLPDTLSPADVDALLDINDDGQALTRRDIAMLELLYATGMRVSELVGLKLDDLHLNSGYLRVFGKGSKQRIIPIGEIAIDTLRDYLARVRPELDRQRNLSPCVFLNRSGKGLTRQGFWKMIKRRALEAGITKNVTPHTLRHSFATHLLENGADLRVVQMLLGHVDISTTQIYTHVTREHVRHVHQSFHPRK from the coding sequence GTGACCCTACTGAGCCTGCTTGACAGTTTTCTCGACTATCTGAGTATTGAACGCGGTTTGTCGGCCAATACCTTGGAATCCTATGCGCGTGATTTGCAGCGTTATATTGGATTTCTTGAGGAACGTCACATCAACGACGTGATTGCTATTCGTCAGAATGATGTGTTGGATTTTTTTACCGAGCTTAAAGAGCAGGGGATGGGCGTGCGCAGTCGGGCGCGCTTGCTTGCGGCGTTGCGTGGTTTTCATCACTATGCTGTTGACGAGTATCAACTGGCCAACAATCCGGTTGCGCGTTTGACGACACCGAAAATGCTCCAGACACTGCCGGATACACTCAGTCCTGCCGATGTCGATGCTCTGCTGGATATCAACGATGATGGTCAGGCGTTGACCCGCCGCGACATTGCCATGCTCGAATTGCTTTACGCGACAGGCATGCGCGTGTCGGAGCTGGTTGGATTGAAACTGGATGATCTGCATTTGAATAGTGGCTATTTGCGTGTCTTTGGCAAAGGAAGCAAGCAGCGCATTATCCCGATCGGAGAGATTGCCATCGACACGTTGAGGGACTACCTCGCCCGGGTGCGTCCCGAGCTGGATCGTCAGCGCAATCTGAGCCCATGTGTTTTTCTCAACCGATCCGGCAAAGGGTTGACACGGCAGGGGTTCTGGAAGATGATTAAGCGCCGCGCCTTGGAGGCCGGTATCACCAAGAATGTGACACCGCACACCTTGCGCCATTCGTTTGCCACCCACCTGTTGGAGAACGGGGCGGATCTTCGGGTTGTGCAGATGCTGCTTGGTCATGTCGACATCTCGACAACACAGATTTACACCCATGTAACCCGTGAGCATGTACGCCATGTTCATCAATCATTTCATCCCCGTAAGTAA
- a CDS encoding aspartate carbamoyltransferase catalytic subunit translates to MGFAHKHIIGTQQLSKEDIELILETAESFKEINLRDIKKVPTLRGKTIINLFYENSTRTRTSFELAGKRMSADTINISASGSSVTKGETLEDTAKNIEAMNADVIVMRHSCSGAPDYLAKRLTRSAVINAGDGAHEHPSQALLDLMTIKEHKGRIEGLTVAIIGDIARSRVARSDLYALKTMGATVRLAGPATMLPPGIDELGAEVYTDINEAIKDADVVIMLRIQLEREGGNTLIPTLREYAQFFALNTENIKLAKPDAIVMHPGPLNRGVEISSYVADGGQNVILDQVENGVAVRMALLYLLAGGNDEE, encoded by the coding sequence ATGGGATTTGCACACAAGCACATTATCGGCACGCAGCAGCTATCCAAAGAGGATATCGAACTGATTCTTGAAACGGCAGAAAGTTTCAAGGAGATCAACCTGCGTGACATCAAGAAAGTTCCGACGTTGCGTGGTAAAACGATCATTAATCTGTTTTATGAAAACAGTACCCGTACCCGCACATCTTTTGAGCTGGCTGGCAAGCGGATGTCGGCAGATACTATCAATATCTCTGCTTCAGGGTCGTCCGTTACCAAAGGGGAAACCCTTGAGGATACAGCCAAGAACATCGAAGCGATGAATGCCGATGTGATTGTTATGCGTCATTCCTGCTCCGGCGCTCCGGATTATCTGGCCAAGCGTTTGACTAGGAGTGCCGTGATCAATGCCGGTGACGGTGCTCACGAGCATCCGAGTCAGGCGCTGCTTGACCTGATGACCATCAAAGAACATAAGGGCCGCATTGAAGGGCTGACCGTTGCCATTATCGGTGATATTGCCCGCAGCCGTGTCGCCCGTTCCGATTTGTATGCTCTGAAAACCATGGGCGCCACGGTGCGTCTTGCCGGACCGGCAACCATGCTTCCCCCGGGCATTGATGAACTGGGCGCTGAAGTTTACACCGACATCAATGAAGCGATCAAGGATGCTGATGTGGTCATAATGCTGCGGATTCAATTGGAACGGGAAGGGGGCAATACATTGATTCCTACCCTGCGTGAATACGCCCAGTTCTTTGCATTGAACACAGAGAATATCAAGCTGGCCAAGCCCGATGCGATCGTAATGCATCCCGGGCCCCTGAATCGAGGTGTTGAAATCTCCTCCTATGTTGCCGACGGTGGCCAGAATGTCATTCTGGATCAAGTGGAGAATGGTGTGGCGGTACGCATGGCCCTGCTTTATCTGCTGGCCGGTGGCAACGACGAAGAATAA
- a CDS encoding molybdenum cofactor biosynthesis protein MoaE, which translates to MDISKTIAEMKNDPHFAENVGMILVHNGIVRGWSRGDRTAVCKMMVSSDLGKIEQIRQDIEAMDGIYKVAFEARSGVMVPGDDVLFLVVAGDIRENVKPALALMLDRVKAEAVTKEEYFEEGSV; encoded by the coding sequence ATGGATATCTCAAAAACAATCGCTGAAATGAAAAATGATCCACATTTTGCCGAAAACGTCGGCATGATTCTCGTTCACAATGGAATCGTCCGGGGTTGGTCGCGTGGCGACCGGACAGCGGTGTGCAAAATGATGGTGAGTTCTGATCTGGGCAAGATTGAACAGATTCGCCAAGATATCGAAGCAATGGATGGAATTTATAAGGTTGCCTTTGAAGCGCGTTCCGGTGTTATGGTGCCTGGGGATGATGTGCTGTTTCTTGTTGTTGCCGGCGATATTCGCGAAAATGTTAAACCGGCGTTGGCGCTCATGTTAGATCGGGTAAAAGCCGAAGCAGTAACCAAAGAAGAATATTTCGAGGAGGGTAGCGTATGA
- the mutM gene encoding bifunctional DNA-formamidopyrimidine glycosylase/DNA-(apurinic or apyrimidinic site) lyase, with translation MPELPEVETVCAGLHDLVVGQQIVDVRVYESRLRYPVPMELADVLSGETVVSLRRRAKYLLMDIGPQVVILHLGMSGSLRWVSDGQTPQKHDHVDIVFSGGCLRFHDPRRFGLIVLAPPPVEQHRLLAHLGPEPLSDDFDGQWLFEKSRGRRIAIKSLLMENRVVVGVGNIYANESLFLSGMAPKKTSGELTDQQCVILVDKIKKVLAEAIKAGGTTLQDFVNGHGQPGYFQQKLYVYGRDEQPCLICGTMIERCRIGQRSTFYCPECQKLE, from the coding sequence ATGCCAGAGTTGCCGGAAGTGGAAACTGTGTGTGCTGGATTACACGATCTTGTCGTTGGCCAGCAGATTGTTGATGTGCGTGTTTATGAGTCACGCCTGCGCTATCCGGTGCCGATGGAATTGGCTGATGTTCTGTCTGGGGAAACGGTTGTTTCTCTTAGACGGCGAGCCAAATATCTTTTAATGGACATTGGGCCGCAAGTGGTCATCCTCCATTTGGGGATGAGTGGCAGTCTGCGCTGGGTTTCTGATGGTCAGACACCGCAAAAGCATGATCATGTTGATATCGTTTTTTCTGGTGGCTGTTTACGTTTTCATGATCCACGCCGTTTCGGTCTGATTGTTCTTGCTCCGCCCCCTGTGGAACAGCATCGTTTATTGGCGCACCTTGGACCGGAACCTTTGTCTGACGACTTTGATGGCCAATGGCTTTTTGAAAAAAGTCGTGGCCGAAGAATCGCGATCAAATCTTTGTTGATGGAGAACAGGGTTGTTGTTGGTGTGGGCAATATTTATGCGAACGAGTCCCTGTTTCTCAGTGGCATGGCCCCGAAAAAAACGTCAGGAGAGCTCACGGATCAACAGTGTGTGATTCTGGTCGATAAGATTAAAAAAGTTTTGGCCGAAGCAATCAAGGCGGGTGGGACAACGCTGCAGGATTTTGTCAATGGACACGGGCAGCCGGGATATTTTCAGCAGAAGCTATATGTCTATGGTCGTGATGAGCAGCCGTGTTTAATCTGTGGAACAATGATCGAGCGTTGTCGCATCGGCCAACGCTCAACATTTTATTGTCCTGAGTGTCAAAAATTAGAATGA
- the moaC gene encoding cyclic pyranopterin monophosphate synthase MoaC, producing the protein MSFNHFDGQGKAIMVDVSGKKKTLRTATAAATVHMSSNLLQAILDHKTTKGDVLGVARLAGIAASKKVPDLIPLSHPLAIHHAAIEFNCDVDQGTVEVQATVRAYERTGVEMEAMVSASLAALTIYDMCKGSEKDISIDAVRLLFKEGGKSGTYRAEGL; encoded by the coding sequence ATGAGCTTCAATCATTTCGATGGCCAGGGTAAGGCAATTATGGTTGATGTCAGTGGTAAGAAGAAAACATTACGCACGGCTACGGCAGCAGCGACGGTACATATGTCATCGAACCTGTTACAGGCGATCCTCGATCATAAAACGACTAAAGGGGACGTTCTTGGCGTGGCGCGTCTGGCTGGAATCGCCGCCAGTAAAAAGGTTCCTGACCTGATTCCACTTTCTCATCCTCTGGCCATTCACCATGCGGCAATTGAGTTTAATTGTGATGTTGATCAAGGCACTGTTGAAGTACAGGCGACAGTTCGTGCTTACGAGCGTACCGGCGTTGAGATGGAAGCCATGGTGTCCGCATCTCTTGCGGCTTTAACTATTTACGATATGTGTAAAGGAAGTGAAAAAGATATTTCCATTGATGCTGTTCGGCTTCTGTTCAAAGAGGGCGGCAAAAGCGGAACCTATCGCGCGGAGGGGCTATGA
- a CDS encoding dihydroorotase: MKTVIKNGHVIDPSQDLDGRFDLIVEDGCIVELGENLPAEDADEVIDADGLLVTPGLIDIHVHLRDPGFEYKEDIVSGTRSAAAGGFTSVACMPNTKPVNDNKATTLYMINKAQLEGFANVFPICTITKGQKGTALVEMGDLKQAGCVGFSDDGLNVESGDVLRRAMEYASGFDMPIIAHAEDEGIKCGGVMNEGRVATELGLAGNPWVAEASTVARDLMLAELTGARLHVCHISTRRTVELIREAKARGVKVTCEVTPHHFTLTEEAVRGYDVNAKMGPPLRTADDVKAMKEGLADGTIDAIATDHAPHHVDDKNVEFNVAANGLVGLETALPLALNLVKEGVLTLNQAICCLTTRPASVMRIPRGTLAKGTAADITLIDPDYQWTLDATQMKTKARNTPFDGWELTGAAMMTMCAGKITFQRNS, translated from the coding sequence ATGAAAACAGTGATTAAAAATGGACATGTGATTGACCCCTCCCAGGACCTGGATGGTCGTTTCGACCTGATAGTTGAAGATGGCTGCATTGTTGAACTTGGGGAGAATCTGCCAGCAGAGGATGCTGATGAGGTGATTGATGCTGACGGGCTATTGGTGACACCTGGCCTGATCGATATTCATGTTCACCTGCGTGATCCCGGCTTTGAATACAAAGAAGATATTGTTTCCGGTACCCGCTCGGCAGCAGCGGGAGGATTTACCTCAGTGGCCTGTATGCCCAATACTAAGCCGGTTAATGACAATAAAGCGACCACGCTATACATGATCAACAAAGCCCAGCTGGAAGGGTTCGCCAATGTCTTCCCGATCTGCACCATTACCAAAGGGCAGAAGGGGACAGCGTTGGTTGAAATGGGTGACCTCAAGCAGGCAGGTTGTGTCGGATTTTCCGATGACGGCCTCAATGTTGAGTCTGGCGACGTGTTGCGACGTGCCATGGAATATGCCAGCGGGTTTGATATGCCGATCATCGCTCATGCCGAAGATGAAGGTATCAAATGCGGCGGGGTGATGAACGAAGGACGTGTAGCCACTGAACTCGGTCTGGCTGGTAACCCCTGGGTTGCTGAGGCCTCTACCGTTGCCCGCGATCTGATGCTGGCGGAACTGACCGGTGCCCGGCTGCACGTGTGTCACATCTCGACCCGTCGCACCGTCGAGCTGATCCGCGAAGCCAAGGCGCGTGGTGTTAAAGTCACTTGCGAAGTCACCCCGCATCACTTCACCCTCACCGAAGAGGCCGTGCGAGGTTATGATGTCAATGCCAAGATGGGGCCGCCTTTGCGTACCGCTGACGATGTCAAAGCGATGAAAGAGGGCTTGGCTGACGGCACGATTGATGCCATTGCAACGGATCATGCGCCTCATCATGTTGATGATAAAAACGTTGAATTCAATGTGGCCGCCAATGGTTTGGTTGGTCTTGAAACCGCGCTGCCGTTGGCTTTAAACCTGGTCAAAGAGGGCGTGTTGACCCTTAATCAGGCTATCTGCTGTCTGACTACGCGTCCGGCGTCGGTCATGCGCATCCCCCGCGGAACGCTGGCCAAAGGAACTGCGGCTGATATTACCTTGATCGATCCGGATTATCAGTGGACTCTGGATGCCACCCAGATGAAAACCAAAGCACGCAATACGCCTTTTGATGGCTGGGAATTGACTGGTGCGGCAATGATGACCATGTGCGCCGGTAAGATCACGTTTCAACGTAACTCATAA
- a CDS encoding cofactor-independent phosphoglycerate mutase: MKYLVLLGDGMADEPLEALGGKTPLEHAATPNMDKLAATGEIGLAETVPDGFHPGSDVANLSVFGYDPSQCYTGRSPLEAASMHVELGPNDVAFRLNLVDIMHHYGKLYMADFAAGHISTEESGQIIATLQDELGDENFEFYPGVSYRHLMVWRNGKDQMEFVPPHDIINQSIEDKMPKGDGADELIHLMNSAQMLLSNHPVNVQRTRDGKAPANSIWLWGHGKAPQMETYQVKFGLSGAVISAVDLIKGIGIYAGLEIIDVPGATGYIDTNYQGKAQAALDALQRHDFVYLHVEAPDEAGHSGDLEEKIRAIELFDELVVGTIINQAEQLGDFRMLVLPDHPTPVELRTHTPDPVPYILYASDGSLAGSGGRCYNEKAAKQSGVYVQEGHQLLTKMIQRS; encoded by the coding sequence ATGAAGTATCTGGTTTTACTCGGAGACGGTATGGCGGACGAGCCGTTAGAGGCTCTCGGCGGCAAAACACCTCTGGAGCACGCGGCAACGCCTAATATGGACAAGTTGGCGGCAACGGGTGAAATAGGATTGGCTGAAACGGTTCCCGATGGGTTTCATCCGGGCAGCGATGTGGCCAATCTCAGTGTGTTTGGCTACGACCCGTCACAGTGTTATACCGGACGCTCGCCGTTGGAAGCGGCAAGTATGCATGTTGAACTTGGCCCGAACGATGTGGCTTTTCGCCTTAATTTGGTCGATATCATGCATCATTACGGCAAATTGTACATGGCGGATTTTGCGGCGGGACATATTTCCACCGAGGAATCCGGTCAGATCATCGCAACGCTTCAGGATGAGTTGGGTGATGAGAACTTCGAGTTTTATCCTGGTGTTTCTTATCGCCATTTGATGGTGTGGCGCAACGGTAAAGATCAGATGGAATTTGTTCCGCCCCATGACATCATCAACCAGAGCATTGAAGATAAGATGCCTAAAGGGGATGGTGCTGATGAGCTGATCCACCTGATGAATTCAGCTCAGATGCTTCTCAGTAATCACCCGGTGAATGTACAACGGACCCGCGACGGCAAAGCGCCAGCCAATTCCATCTGGTTGTGGGGCCACGGCAAAGCCCCGCAAATGGAGACCTATCAGGTTAAATTTGGGCTGAGCGGTGCAGTGATCTCTGCTGTTGACCTGATCAAAGGGATCGGTATTTATGCTGGTCTGGAAATTATTGATGTGCCGGGTGCCACAGGTTACATCGACACCAATTATCAGGGCAAAGCGCAAGCCGCTCTTGACGCATTGCAACGCCACGACTTTGTTTATCTTCATGTCGAAGCACCGGATGAAGCCGGGCATTCCGGCGATTTAGAGGAAAAAATCAGGGCCATCGAACTTTTTGATGAACTGGTGGTCGGCACGATCATTAATCAGGCCGAGCAATTAGGCGATTTTCGTATGCTGGTGTTACCGGATCATCCGACCCCAGTCGAATTGCGCACCCATACGCCGGATCCGGTGCCGTATATTTTGTATGCGTCTGACGGGTCGCTGGCGGGATCCGGTGGGCGTTGTTACAATGAAAAGGCTGCCAAACAGAGTGGTGTTTATGTGCAGGAAGGGCACCAATTGCTGACGAAAATGATTCAGCGGAGTTGA